From a single Methanofollis sp. W23 genomic region:
- a CDS encoding 4Fe-4S binding protein — MAFAVHVNMERCTGCNNCVVACPVDALELNTVDPVTTDKIYKVMNGKATVLDVDHELCAGCGVCVEACPYNVIRLVVGSMQSGSPAPMTAKE, encoded by the coding sequence ATGGCATTTGCAGTGCACGTCAACATGGAACGTTGTACCGGTTGTAACAATTGTGTGGTCGCGTGCCCAGTGGACGCACTGGAGCTCAACACCGTAGATCCTGTCACCACTGACAAGATCTACAAGGTGATGAACGGCAAGGCAACTGTCCTTGACGTTGATCACGAGCTCTGCGCCGGGTGCGGCGTATGCGTCGAGGCATGCCCATACAATGTGATACGACTGGTCGTTGGATCAATGCAGTCCGGGTCTCCTGCCCCGATGACAGCAAAGGAGTGA